A single Iodidimonas sp. SYSU 1G8 DNA region contains:
- a CDS encoding LuxR C-terminal-related transcriptional regulator encodes MERLSPLPGVESNRSLVEFIRTSPDEVMLGRRFQKVILALGFAHYIYCQIDVSQPRLYMICSTYPDAIRRVWADASVAVRDPLIAHIINRTTPVRRTDIGDDGSWAQDIFEELEGFGVHTPAWHFPVRDQTNYMGLFGIAPKKVDYETLGPAHFEHAEMLMPALCNHAHETWCSLTANAGEDTPVLSDRETEILNWLSHGKSTEDIAEIMQIAERTVNYHVANLKTKLGVETRAHAVAQAMRLRLI; translated from the coding sequence GTGGAAAGACTCAGCCCGCTTCCGGGGGTCGAGTCGAATCGATCGCTTGTCGAGTTCATTAGGACCTCGCCCGACGAGGTGATGCTGGGACGGCGTTTTCAGAAGGTCATTCTCGCATTGGGTTTCGCCCACTACATCTATTGCCAGATCGATGTCTCCCAGCCCCGCCTCTACATGATCTGCTCCACCTATCCGGACGCCATCCGCCGGGTCTGGGCGGATGCCAGCGTCGCGGTGCGGGATCCGCTGATCGCCCATATCATCAACCGGACCACGCCGGTGCGCCGGACCGACATCGGCGACGACGGGTCCTGGGCCCAGGATATCTTCGAGGAGCTGGAAGGTTTCGGCGTGCATACGCCGGCCTGGCACTTTCCCGTCCGCGATCAGACCAACTACATGGGTCTGTTCGGCATCGCGCCCAAGAAGGTGGACTACGAGACGCTGGGCCCCGCGCATTTCGAGCATGCGGAGATGCTGATGCCGGCCCTGTGCAACCACGCGCACGAGACCTGGTGCAGCCTGACCGCCAACGCGGGCGAGGATACCCCCGTGTTGAGCGACCGGGAGACGGAAATCCTCAACTGGCTCAGCCATGGCAAGTCGACCGAGGACATTGCCGAGATCATGCAGATCGCCGAGCGCACGGTGAACTATCACGTCGCCAACCTGAAGACCAAGCTGGGCGTGGAAACCCGCGCCCACGCCGTTGCACAGGCGATGCGACTGAGGCTGATCTAA
- a CDS encoding glycosyltransferase family 4 protein, whose translation MINVLSFTTLYPNAVQPVHGIFVENRLRRLAESGKVRLTVVAPVPWFPFASPRFGAWGAYARVPGHERRHGIEIFHPRYRTIPRIGMSVAPSLMARDVRSLVAKLVKDRRIDLIDAHYFYPDGVAAVAIAGELGLPVCVTARGTDLNLIPRFAIPRRQIVRAAREADALITVCDALQQPLLDMGIAPDKIRTLRNGVDLIRFRPMDRDAARARWGAKGRALVSVGGLVERKGHHLIIDALADLPDTSLLIAGEGEERRALERRIAALGLGGRVRLLGQVAQADLPSLYSAADALVLASSREGWANVLLEAMACGTPVAATDVWGTAEVVTAPEAGVLIPERSAAAIAAGVRRLLDAPPERAATRAYAEGFSWDATTQGQLALFESLARR comes from the coding sequence ATGATCAACGTTCTCAGCTTCACCACGCTTTATCCCAACGCCGTCCAGCCGGTGCACGGCATCTTCGTCGAGAACCGGCTGCGCCGGCTGGCCGAAAGCGGCAAGGTCAGGCTGACCGTGGTGGCGCCGGTGCCGTGGTTTCCGTTCGCCTCGCCCCGCTTCGGCGCGTGGGGCGCCTATGCCCGCGTTCCGGGCCACGAGCGAAGGCACGGCATCGAAATCTTCCATCCCCGCTACAGAACCATTCCCAGGATCGGCATGTCGGTGGCGCCGAGTCTGATGGCGCGGGACGTGCGCTCGCTGGTCGCCAAGCTGGTCAAGGACCGGCGGATCGACCTGATCGACGCGCATTATTTCTATCCGGACGGGGTCGCCGCGGTGGCGATCGCCGGCGAGCTGGGGCTGCCGGTCTGCGTCACCGCGCGCGGCACGGACCTGAACCTGATCCCCCGCTTCGCCATCCCGCGCCGGCAGATCGTGCGCGCGGCGCGGGAGGCCGATGCCCTGATCACGGTGTGCGACGCCTTGCAGCAGCCCCTGCTCGACATGGGCATCGCGCCGGACAAGATCCGCACCCTGCGCAACGGCGTCGACCTGATCCGGTTCCGCCCCATGGACCGTGACGCCGCCCGCGCGCGCTGGGGCGCCAAGGGGCGCGCGCTGGTGTCCGTCGGCGGGCTGGTGGAGCGCAAGGGCCACCATCTGATCATCGACGCGCTGGCCGACCTGCCGGACACCTCGCTGCTGATCGCGGGCGAAGGCGAGGAACGGCGGGCGCTGGAGCGGCGGATCGCCGCGCTGGGCCTGGGCGGCCGGGTGCGACTGCTGGGACAGGTGGCCCAGGCCGACCTGCCGTCGCTCTACAGCGCGGCGGACGCGCTGGTGCTGGCCTCGAGCCGTGAAGGCTGGGCCAACGTGCTGCTGGAGGCCATGGCCTGTGGCACGCCGGTCGCGGCCACCGATGTGTGGGGCACCGCCGAGGTGGTGACCGCGCCCGAGGCGGGCGTGCTGATTCCGGAGCGGTCCGCCGCCGCCATCGCGGCCGGCGTGCGGCGTCTGCTGGATGCACCGCCGGAGCGCGCGGCGACCCGGGCCTATGCGGAAGGCTTCAGCTGGGACGCGACCACGCAGGGCCAGCTCGCCCTGTTCGAGAGTCTGGCGCGCCGCTAG
- the folD gene encoding bifunctional methylenetetrahydrofolate dehydrogenase/methenyltetrahydrofolate cyclohydrolase FolD, which translates to MSEAAIIDGKAFAASLRGKVARQVEALKAAHGLTPGLAVVLVGADPASEIYVRNKHAQTVEAGMNSFEFKRPADITQDALLGLVRELNADSRVHGILVQLPLPRPLVEQPITQAIDPDKDVDGLHVINAGRLASGLDGLFPCTPSGCMMLIEDRLGADLSGKRAIVIGRSNLVGKPIAQMLLKANATVTMAHSRTDDLPAECRRADIVVAAVGKPEMVRGGWIKHGAVVIDVGINRIPKDGGGTRVVGDVHFAEASERAEAITPVPGGVGPMTIATLLHNTVIAACRQAGVEVPKV; encoded by the coding sequence GTGTCTGAAGCAGCGATCATCGACGGCAAGGCGTTCGCGGCCAGTCTGCGCGGCAAGGTGGCGCGGCAGGTCGAGGCGCTGAAAGCGGCGCACGGGCTGACGCCCGGCCTCGCCGTGGTGCTGGTGGGCGCCGATCCGGCCAGCGAGATCTATGTCCGGAACAAGCACGCCCAGACCGTCGAAGCCGGCATGAACTCCTTCGAGTTCAAGCGGCCCGCCGACATCACCCAGGACGCGCTGCTGGGCCTGGTGCGCGAGCTGAACGCCGATTCCCGGGTCCACGGCATCCTGGTGCAACTACCGCTGCCGCGCCCGCTGGTGGAGCAGCCGATCACCCAGGCCATCGACCCGGACAAGGACGTGGACGGCCTGCATGTCATCAATGCCGGGCGGCTGGCCAGCGGGCTGGACGGCCTGTTCCCCTGCACGCCGTCAGGCTGCATGATGCTGATCGAGGACCGTCTGGGCGCCGACCTTTCGGGCAAGCGGGCCATCGTCATCGGCCGATCCAACCTGGTCGGCAAGCCCATCGCCCAGATGCTGCTGAAGGCCAACGCCACGGTCACCATGGCCCATTCCCGCACCGACGACCTGCCCGCCGAATGCCGCCGGGCCGATATCGTGGTGGCGGCCGTCGGCAAGCCGGAAATGGTGCGCGGCGGCTGGATCAAGCACGGCGCCGTGGTGATCGATGTCGGCATCAACCGCATCCCCAAGGATGGCGGGGGCACCCGCGTCGTCGGCGACGTGCATTTCGCCGAGGCCAGCGAACGCGCCGAAGCCATCACGCCCGTGCCCGGCGGCGTCGGCCCCATGACCATCGCCACCCTGCTGCACAACACGGTGATCGCCGCGTGCCGTCAGGCGGGCGTCGAGGTACCGAAGGTTTAG
- a CDS encoding SDR family oxidoreductase codes for MTNGKTGRVAGKVAVVTGAAGGLGSAIARRLAQEGASLVLTDINGEAVNTLAETIPGSIGLQHDVTDESRWQDVLKTAAAHFGAIHVLVNNAGIGSVGTIETVAFSEWKRVHAIDLDSVFLGCKYVLPYLRAAATPERGCAIVNISSIAGIVAGHNVPAYNSAKAAVRHLTKSVALDCARSAPGVRCNSVHPAFVDTPILDDIAVNMSREDALVKLSRQIPMRKVGEPDDVAWGVVYLASDESKFMTGAELVLDGGISAM; via the coding sequence ATGACGAATGGAAAGACGGGCCGGGTCGCCGGCAAGGTAGCGGTCGTGACCGGCGCGGCCGGCGGACTGGGCTCCGCCATTGCCCGGCGGCTGGCACAGGAGGGTGCGTCGCTGGTCCTCACCGATATCAATGGCGAGGCGGTGAACACGCTGGCCGAGACCATTCCGGGATCCATCGGCCTGCAACATGACGTGACCGACGAAAGCCGCTGGCAGGACGTGCTGAAGACGGCCGCGGCGCATTTCGGCGCCATCCACGTTCTGGTGAACAATGCCGGCATCGGGTCGGTCGGCACCATCGAGACCGTCGCCTTTTCCGAATGGAAGCGGGTCCACGCCATCGATCTGGACAGCGTCTTCCTGGGCTGCAAATACGTGCTGCCCTATCTGCGCGCCGCGGCGACGCCCGAGCGCGGTTGCGCCATCGTCAACATCTCGTCCATCGCCGGCATCGTCGCCGGCCACAATGTTCCGGCTTACAATTCGGCCAAGGCGGCGGTGCGCCACCTGACCAAGTCGGTCGCGCTGGATTGCGCCAGAAGCGCACCGGGTGTGCGCTGCAACTCGGTCCATCCCGCTTTTGTCGACACGCCGATCCTGGACGACATCGCCGTCAACATGTCGCGCGAGGACGCGCTGGTGAAGCTCTCGCGGCAGATTCCCATGCGTAAGGTCGGCGAACCGGACGATGTCGCCTGGGGCGTGGTCTATTTGGCATCCGATGAGTCCAAGTTCATGACCGGCGCCGAACTGGTGCTGGATGGTGGAATCAGCGCGATGTAG
- a CDS encoding XrtA/PEP-CTERM system amidotransferase: MCGFAGIFDGTGERDVDRGLLQRMTDALVHRGPDGSGLFVGPGIGLGHRRLSILDLAGGAQPMTDAETGVTVAFNGEIYNFPALMETLAGLGHRFRTHCDTEVILHGWKQWGPACVERFDGMFAFALWDPREATLFLARDRLGKKPLHYAALADGSCLFGSELKALTCHPALPRVIDPEAVEDFFAYGYVPEPKSIYRAVRKLAPGHRLIWRRGDSPRVEAWWTLPLEARTGGAAELAGRLREAVERRLIADVPLGAFLSGGVDSSAVVAQMAGLTSAPVKTFAIGFGDKAYDETGYARQVAQRYGTDHTERMVDPDAFDLIDGLAALYDEPFGDSSAMPTFQVCALAREKVTVALSGDGGDEVFAGYRRYLWHLREASVRRRLPRALRRGLFGTLGRIYPKADWAPRPLRARTTFQELALDDLDAFFLSVSALPDGERRALLGGDLRGALAAYHPVEVLRPHWQAAAGADPLTQAQYADIKTWLPGDILVKVDRASMANGLEVRAPFLDHHLLEWGVNLPPEVKIAGGEKKAVLKRAMEPFVPRDLLYRPKQGFSMPIGPWFRGPLRQRLREALTGPLLAQSGFVDPARVERLLDEHQSGGRDHSRALWLLLMFQGFLRHDASLGASA; encoded by the coding sequence ATGTGCGGGTTTGCGGGCATCTTCGACGGCACGGGGGAGCGGGACGTGGACCGCGGCCTGCTGCAACGCATGACCGACGCGCTGGTCCATCGGGGACCCGATGGTAGCGGCCTTTTCGTCGGCCCGGGCATCGGGCTGGGGCATCGGCGCCTGTCCATCCTCGACCTTGCCGGCGGCGCCCAGCCCATGACCGACGCCGAGACCGGTGTGACCGTCGCATTCAATGGCGAGATCTACAATTTTCCGGCGCTGATGGAGACCCTTGCCGGACTTGGCCATCGCTTCCGCACCCATTGCGACACGGAAGTGATCCTGCATGGGTGGAAGCAATGGGGGCCGGCCTGCGTCGAGCGCTTCGACGGCATGTTCGCCTTCGCCCTGTGGGACCCGCGCGAGGCGACCCTGTTCCTTGCCCGTGACCGGCTGGGGAAGAAGCCGCTGCATTACGCGGCGCTGGCGGACGGCTCGTGCCTGTTCGGCTCTGAGCTGAAGGCGCTGACCTGCCATCCGGCGCTGCCCCGCGTCATCGACCCCGAGGCGGTCGAGGATTTCTTCGCCTATGGCTATGTGCCCGAGCCCAAGAGCATCTACCGTGCCGTGCGTAAGCTGGCGCCCGGACACCGCCTGATCTGGCGGCGCGGCGACAGCCCGCGAGTCGAAGCGTGGTGGACGCTGCCGCTGGAGGCGCGCACGGGCGGCGCGGCCGAGCTGGCCGGAAGGCTGCGCGAGGCCGTGGAGCGGCGGCTGATCGCCGACGTGCCACTGGGCGCGTTCCTGTCCGGCGGCGTCGATTCCAGCGCCGTGGTCGCGCAGATGGCCGGGCTGACGAGCGCGCCGGTGAAGACCTTCGCCATCGGCTTCGGCGACAAGGCCTATGACGAGACCGGCTATGCCCGCCAGGTCGCGCAGCGCTATGGCACCGACCACACGGAGCGCATGGTCGATCCCGATGCGTTCGACCTGATCGACGGGCTGGCGGCGCTGTATGACGAACCGTTCGGCGACAGCTCGGCCATGCCGACCTTCCAGGTCTGCGCCCTGGCGCGCGAGAAGGTGACCGTCGCGCTGTCCGGCGACGGCGGCGACGAGGTGTTCGCCGGCTACCGCCGCTATCTGTGGCACCTGCGCGAGGCCAGCGTGCGCCGCCGGCTGCCGCGCGCCCTGCGGCGCGGCCTGTTCGGCACGCTGGGCCGGATCTATCCCAAGGCCGACTGGGCGCCGCGCCCGTTGCGCGCCAGGACCACGTTCCAGGAACTGGCGCTCGACGACCTCGACGCCTTCTTCCTCAGCGTCTCGGCCCTGCCGGACGGCGAACGCCGCGCGCTGCTGGGCGGCGATCTGCGCGGGGCGCTGGCGGCGTATCACCCGGTCGAGGTGCTGCGCCCCCACTGGCAGGCCGCCGCCGGCGCCGACCCGCTGACGCAGGCGCAATACGCCGACATCAAGACCTGGCTGCCGGGCGACATCCTGGTGAAGGTGGACCGGGCGAGCATGGCGAACGGGCTGGAAGTGCGCGCGCCGTTCCTCGATCACCATCTACTGGAATGGGGCGTCAACCTGCCGCCCGAGGTGAAAATCGCCGGCGGCGAGAAGAAGGCGGTGCTCAAGCGCGCCATGGAGCCGTTCGTGCCCCGCGATCTGCTGTACCGGCCCAAGCAGGGCTTTTCCATGCCCATCGGCCCGTGGTTCCGGGGACCGCTGCGCCAGCGGCTGCGCGAGGCGCTGACCGGCCCGTTGCTGGCGCAGTCCGGTTTCGTCGATCCGGCGCGGGTGGAACGGCTGCTGGACGAGCACCAGAGCGGCGGCCGAGATCATTCCCGGGCGCTTTGGCTGCTGCTGATGTTCCAGGGTTTCCTGCGGCACGATGCCAGCCTTGGCGCTAGCGCATGA
- a CDS encoding YggT family protein translates to MNALITLINMVAWLLQVMLIVWIVLGLLAQFNIVNARQPFVAAVMRSLDRFLEPILRPIRRILPAPGGIDFSPAVLLILIIVVRTLLVDDILIPLALR, encoded by the coding sequence ATGAACGCGCTGATTACCCTCATCAACATGGTCGCCTGGCTGCTTCAGGTGATGCTGATCGTCTGGATTGTCCTGGGCCTGCTGGCGCAGTTCAACATCGTCAATGCCCGCCAGCCCTTCGTGGCCGCGGTGATGCGCTCGCTCGACCGGTTTTTAGAGCCGATCCTGCGGCCGATCCGCCGCATCCTGCCCGCGCCGGGGGGGATCGATTTCTCGCCCGCCGTATTGCTGATCCTCATCATCGTCGTCCGCACCCTGCTGGTCGACGACATCCTGATCCCGCTGGCGCTGAGGTGA
- a CDS encoding class I SAM-dependent methyltransferase gives MADHIKGTNGYEREAEALLVRYETISFDEAHGDILHLIPPVPALILDIGSGTGRDAAHLAALGHRVVAVEPTDALRRGAAVLHPSPAIEWVDDGLPDLVRLADRRERFDLVMMTAVWMHLAPAERARAMPVVASFIRPGGCLVMTLRHGTVPLGRRMFEVTAAETIALARAERLTLLLEQHRGSLQEPNRGAGITWTRLAFRRL, from the coding sequence ATGGCCGATCACATCAAGGGCACGAACGGTTATGAGCGGGAAGCCGAGGCGCTGCTCGTGCGCTACGAGACCATCAGCTTCGACGAGGCGCACGGCGATATCCTGCATCTGATTCCGCCAGTGCCGGCCCTGATTCTCGATATCGGCTCAGGCACGGGCCGCGACGCGGCCCATTTGGCGGCCCTGGGGCACCGCGTCGTGGCTGTCGAGCCGACCGACGCGTTGCGTCGCGGGGCCGCTGTCCTGCATCCCTCGCCCGCCATCGAGTGGGTCGACGACGGGCTTCCCGACCTCGTGCGGTTGGCCGATCGCCGGGAGCGTTTCGACCTCGTCATGATGACGGCCGTCTGGATGCATCTGGCCCCGGCCGAGCGGGCCCGCGCCATGCCTGTCGTCGCGTCCTTCATCCGGCCGGGCGGCTGTCTGGTCATGACGCTGCGTCATGGCACGGTGCCCTTGGGGCGCCGCATGTTCGAGGTCACGGCTGCGGAAACCATTGCGCTGGCTCGTGCGGAAAGACTTACGCTCCTGCTCGAGCAGCACCGCGGGTCTCTGCAGGAGCCAAACCGCGGCGCCGGCATCACATGGACCAGGCTTGCGTTTCGGCGGCTCTGA
- a CDS encoding NIPSNAP family protein: MATPVYLHVTLKVRMDGYQRFCDAMAGQVPIIESFGWKLVGAWVTTVGRLHTVIDIWEIPDANAYADVMAEVAKRPDYRKFWDMLAETLEEEVVTMVQKVPYSP; this comes from the coding sequence ATGGCCACGCCGGTTTATCTGCATGTCACGCTCAAGGTCCGCATGGATGGCTATCAGCGCTTCTGCGACGCCATGGCCGGACAGGTGCCCATTATCGAAAGCTTCGGCTGGAAGCTGGTGGGCGCCTGGGTGACCACGGTCGGCCGCCTGCATACGGTGATCGACATCTGGGAGATTCCCGACGCCAACGCCTATGCCGACGTGATGGCGGAGGTCGCCAAGCGGCCGGACTATCGGAAATTCTGGGACATGCTGGCCGAGACGCTTGAGGAGGAGGTGGTCACCATGGTCCAGAAGGTGCCCTACAGCCCGTGA
- a CDS encoding argininosuccinate synthase → MSKKINKVVLAYSGGLDTSVILKWLQVTYGCEVVTFTADLGQGDELEPARAKAEMLGVKQIFIEDLRDEFVRDYVFPMFRANAAYEGVYLLGTSIARPLIAKRQIEIAREVGADAVCHGATGKGNDQVRFELGYYALQPDIKVIAPWREWDLTSRTTLIKFAEENQIPIPKDKRGEAPFSVDANLLHISAEGKALEDPWAEPEEFVFSRTVAPEDAPDRPTYVEIDFDKGDPIAIDGVKMGPAALLTRLNELGGANGIGRLDLVENRFVGMKSRGVYETPGGTILHAAHRGIESITLDRGAAHLKDELMPRYAELIYNGFWFSPERRMLQALIDQSQEKVAGTVRLKLYKGSVTVVGRKSPNTLYSLQHVTFEEDAVYDQRDAAGFIKLNALRLRLLGQRDAQ, encoded by the coding sequence ATGTCGAAGAAAATCAACAAGGTCGTTCTCGCCTATTCCGGCGGTCTCGACACGTCCGTCATCCTGAAGTGGCTGCAGGTCACCTATGGCTGCGAAGTGGTGACCTTCACCGCCGATCTGGGCCAGGGCGACGAGCTCGAGCCGGCGCGCGCCAAGGCCGAGATGCTCGGCGTGAAGCAGATCTTCATCGAGGATCTGCGCGACGAATTCGTGCGCGACTACGTGTTCCCCATGTTCCGCGCCAACGCCGCCTACGAGGGCGTCTACCTGCTCGGCACCTCGATCGCCCGGCCGCTGATCGCCAAGCGCCAGATCGAGATCGCCCGCGAGGTCGGCGCCGACGCCGTCTGTCACGGCGCCACCGGCAAGGGCAACGACCAGGTCCGCTTCGAGCTGGGCTATTACGCGCTGCAGCCCGACATCAAGGTGATCGCGCCATGGCGCGAATGGGACCTCACCTCGCGCACCACGCTGATCAAGTTCGCCGAGGAAAACCAGATTCCGATTCCGAAGGACAAGCGCGGCGAGGCGCCGTTCTCGGTCGACGCGAACCTGCTGCACATCTCGGCCGAGGGCAAGGCGCTCGAGGACCCGTGGGCCGAGCCGGAAGAGTTCGTGTTCTCGCGCACGGTCGCGCCGGAAGACGCGCCGGACAGGCCGACCTATGTGGAAATCGATTTCGACAAGGGCGATCCCATCGCCATCGACGGCGTCAAGATGGGCCCGGCCGCGCTGCTGACGCGGCTGAACGAGCTGGGCGGCGCCAACGGCATCGGCCGTCTCGACCTGGTCGAGAACCGCTTCGTCGGCATGAAGAGCCGCGGCGTTTATGAAACGCCCGGCGGCACGATCCTGCACGCGGCGCACCGTGGCATCGAAAGCATCACTCTCGATCGCGGCGCGGCGCATCTGAAGGACGAGCTGATGCCGCGCTATGCCGAGCTGATCTACAACGGCTTCTGGTTCAGCCCGGAACGCCGCATGCTCCAGGCGTTGATCGACCAGAGCCAGGAAAAGGTCGCCGGCACCGTCCGTCTCAAGCTCTACAAGGGCAGCGTCACCGTGGTGGGCCGCAAGTCGCCGAACACGCTCTACTCGCTGCAGCACGTGACCTTCGAGGAAGACGCCGTCTACGACCAGCGCGACGCCGCCGGTTTCATCAAGCTGAACGCCCTGCGCCTGCGTCTCCTCGGCCAGCGGGACGCGCAGTAG
- a CDS encoding DUF167 family protein, with translation MIGRVAADGLIVAVRLTPKASRNAIEGLRDDSHGGQVLAVKVTAVPEKGKANAALSRLLAKALGVASGRVDVVGGATSRNKDVLVRGDVTEIAAALAKLTGE, from the coding sequence GTGATCGGCCGAGTCGCCGCTGACGGCCTGATCGTGGCGGTGCGGCTGACGCCCAAGGCTTCGCGCAACGCCATCGAGGGGCTTCGCGACGATTCCCACGGCGGGCAGGTTCTGGCGGTGAAAGTGACGGCCGTACCCGAGAAGGGAAAGGCCAACGCGGCGTTGAGCCGCCTGCTCGCCAAGGCGCTGGGCGTTGCCAGCGGACGCGTGGACGTGGTGGGCGGCGCGACGTCGCGCAACAAGGACGTGCTGGTGCGCGGCGACGTGACCGAGATCGCCGCCGCGCTGGCGAAACTGACGGGAGAATAG
- a CDS encoding cyclopropane-fatty-acyl-phospholipid synthase family protein, which yields MLPLKLLLGRLIKEGTLTVTDVKGHVHAFGGTPGPAVAIRLHDARLPWRMLRKPELTVGEAYMDGTLTIESGDILDFLNLVAINAKRATDNTSLRIGDSRLKHAWARANSERRARRNVAHHYEFKTAFYDLFLDANRQYSCGYFRSPDDSLDQAQRNKLDHIAGKLRLKPHHRVLDIGCGWGTLARHLNAVSGAKVVGITLSEEQCRAAKEMAAAEGKSDVLDFRVEDYRKIAGPFDRIVSVGMFEHVGLHHYDTYFRRINELLTPDGVAMVHTIGRSDGPGGTDDWTEKYIFPGGYSPALSQIMPAVERSGLFISDIEVWRQHYGRTTEHWYRRFQQNRDRIREMYDERFCRMFEFFLAGCVGGFDHGGLVVYQMQFGKRVDSVPLTRDYLYGRA from the coding sequence ATGCTTCCACTGAAACTCCTGCTGGGCAGGCTGATCAAGGAAGGAACGCTGACCGTCACCGACGTGAAAGGCCATGTGCATGCGTTCGGCGGCACACCGGGGCCTGCCGTGGCTATTCGCCTGCACGATGCCCGTCTGCCTTGGCGCATGCTGCGCAAACCCGAGCTGACGGTGGGCGAGGCCTATATGGACGGCACGCTGACCATCGAGAGCGGCGACATCCTGGATTTTCTCAATCTGGTCGCCATCAACGCCAAGCGCGCCACCGACAACACCTCGCTGCGCATCGGCGACAGCCGGCTGAAGCACGCCTGGGCGCGGGCCAATTCGGAACGGCGCGCGCGGCGCAACGTGGCCCATCACTACGAGTTCAAGACCGCTTTCTACGACCTGTTCCTCGACGCGAACCGGCAATATTCCTGCGGTTATTTCCGCAGCCCTGACGACAGCCTCGACCAGGCGCAGCGCAACAAGCTCGATCACATCGCCGGCAAGCTGCGGCTAAAGCCCCATCACCGGGTGCTGGACATCGGCTGCGGCTGGGGCACGCTGGCGCGTCATCTCAACGCGGTTTCGGGCGCCAAGGTGGTCGGCATCACCCTGTCCGAGGAACAGTGCCGCGCCGCCAAGGAGATGGCCGCCGCCGAGGGCAAGTCCGACGTGCTGGACTTCCGGGTCGAGGATTACCGCAAGATCGCCGGGCCGTTCGACAGGATCGTCTCGGTGGGCATGTTCGAGCATGTGGGCCTGCACCACTACGACACCTATTTCCGCCGCATCAACGAACTGCTGACGCCGGACGGCGTCGCCATGGTCCACACCATCGGCCGCTCGGACGGGCCGGGCGGCACCGACGACTGGACCGAGAAGTACATTTTCCCCGGCGGCTATTCGCCGGCCCTGTCGCAGATCATGCCGGCGGTGGAACGCTCGGGCCTGTTCATCAGCGACATCGAGGTCTGGCGCCAGCATTACGGCCGCACCACCGAACACTGGTACCGACGCTTCCAGCAGAACCGCGACAGGATCAGGGAGATGTATGACGAACGCTTCTGCCGGATGTTCGAATTCTTCCTGGCCGGCTGCGTGGGCGGATTCGATCATGGCGGTCTGGTTGTCTACCAGATGCAGTTCGGCAAGCGGGTGGATTCGGTGCCGCTGACGCGGGACTACCTCTATGGCCGCGCCTAG